A single Brachybacterium sillae DNA region contains:
- a CDS encoding YajQ family cyclic di-GMP-binding protein codes for MADSSFDIVSKLDRQEVDNAVNQAAKEVAQRYDFRNVDASIALSGDQIVMEANSEERVLAVLDVLQSKVLRRGLSLKSLEVGDPKQSGKIVRLVADLKEGISSEEAKKISKIIRDEGPKGVKAQIQGDELRVSSKSRDDLQAVIALIKGKDLDTAVQFVNYR; via the coding sequence ATGGCCGATTCGTCCTTCGACATCGTCAGCAAGCTCGACCGCCAGGAGGTCGACAACGCGGTCAACCAGGCTGCGAAGGAGGTGGCCCAGCGCTACGACTTCCGCAATGTCGACGCCAGCATCGCCCTGTCGGGCGATCAGATCGTCATGGAGGCGAACTCCGAGGAGCGAGTGCTGGCGGTGCTGGATGTGCTGCAGTCCAAGGTGCTGCGCCGTGGCCTGTCGCTCAAGAGCCTCGAGGTGGGTGATCCCAAGCAGTCCGGGAAGATCGTGCGGCTGGTCGCCGACCTCAAGGAGGGGATCTCCTCCGAGGAGGCCAAGAAGATCTCCAAGATCATCCGCGACGAGGGCCCCAAGGGTGTGAAGGCGCAGATCCAGGGTGACGAGCTGCGGGTGAGCTCCAAGAGCCGCGATGATCTGCAGGCCGTGATCGCCCTCATCAAGGGCAAGGACCTCGACACGGCGGTCCAGTTCGTCAACTACCGCTGA
- a CDS encoding UDP-N-acetylmuramate dehydrogenase: MRLADLTTLRVGGPIASLIEAHDEDTLVEAVRGADEAGDPLLVIGGGSNLLASDEPFAGTVVVVRDPGTAPRIDLEDDGAQTACSLEEAGVMATDASTSGPATGATGAPGVADAAPFDAACGGALVEHFAGVEWDRAVEHAVRRHLVGIEALSGIPGSVGATPIQNVGAYGQEVAQTIARVRTWDRQEQRVRTFTAAECAFAYRDSVFKRTRFEGAAPSATGRWVVLSVTFQHHIGSVSAPVRYAELARRLGVEAGQRVPMDRLREEVLRIRAGKGMVLDPADHDTWSAGSFFTNPILPAAQAERLPEDAPRFPTDDGRVKTSAAWLISHAGFDRGFAVGPRASLSTKHSLALTNRGGATAADIAELARTVQSGVQDRFGIHLEPEPVRLGVDL; the protein is encoded by the coding sequence ATGAGGCTCGCCGATCTCACCACGCTGCGCGTCGGTGGCCCGATAGCATCGCTGATCGAGGCCCATGACGAGGACACTCTGGTCGAGGCGGTGCGCGGCGCCGACGAGGCCGGTGACCCGCTGCTCGTGATCGGCGGCGGCAGCAATCTCCTCGCCTCCGATGAGCCCTTCGCCGGGACCGTCGTGGTCGTGCGGGACCCGGGGACCGCCCCGCGGATCGACCTGGAGGACGACGGCGCCCAGACCGCCTGCAGTCTCGAGGAGGCCGGGGTGATGGCGACCGACGCCTCGACGTCCGGTCCTGCGACCGGTGCCACGGGGGCACCCGGGGTTGCGGACGCCGCGCCATTCGACGCCGCCTGCGGAGGCGCCCTGGTGGAGCACTTCGCCGGTGTGGAGTGGGACCGGGCCGTGGAGCACGCGGTGCGACGGCACCTGGTCGGCATCGAAGCCCTGTCGGGCATCCCCGGCAGCGTCGGCGCCACCCCGATCCAGAATGTCGGGGCGTACGGGCAGGAGGTCGCCCAGACCATCGCCCGCGTGCGCACCTGGGACCGCCAGGAGCAGCGGGTGCGGACCTTCACCGCAGCCGAATGCGCCTTCGCGTACCGCGACAGCGTCTTCAAGCGCACCCGCTTCGAGGGCGCGGCCCCGTCGGCCACCGGGCGTTGGGTGGTGCTGTCGGTGACCTTCCAGCACCACATCGGATCCGTCTCGGCCCCCGTACGGTATGCCGAGTTGGCGCGTCGACTCGGCGTCGAGGCGGGGCAGCGGGTGCCGATGGACCGGCTGCGTGAGGAGGTGCTGCGCATCCGCGCCGGCAAGGGCATGGTCCTGGACCCCGCCGACCACGACACCTGGAGCGCCGGCTCCTTCTTCACCAACCCGATCCTGCCCGCCGCGCAGGCCGAGCGGCTGCCCGAGGACGCCCCCCGGTTCCCCACCGACGACGGTCGGGTGAAGACCAGCGCCGCATGGCTGATCAGCCACGCCGGGTTCGACCGCGGCTTCGCCGTCGGCCCCCGCGCGAGTCTGTCCACCAAACACTCCCTCGCGCTGACGAACCGCGGGGGTGCGACCGCCGCGGACATCGCGGAGCTGGCCCGGACGGTGCAGTCCGGAGTCCAGGACCGCTTCGGCATCCACCTGGAGCCGGAGCCCGTCAGGCTCGGAGTGGATCTGTAG
- a CDS encoding FtsK/SpoIIIE domain-containing protein, producing MRIKLTLRRPEDRLTDLEVTADATATVGDVASALYLADPMRRRTEAPEGLTLQVQDPGAGEGARGVRSLDRDADLIEAGLRSGSIISIARSGERFTAGGEGRGPAVALLRVLSGPAAGREFPLPSGSSVIGRAPEADVRIADPELSQRHARINVTDVVEVVDIRSTHGVEIAGERVQRAALGPADTVRIGGTTFAVVLLHRLGGAAPSSPVVEFNRSPRVVPRFPYRPMPAPVPPKEPAPQFFPIFMMVAPLIMGALMFSITRSPYALMFVVMMPLMATAGYLNRHFQQRKQLEREIRRFQDSMASLKRRVSAAQDLERAVRLVETPSVADVVDSAFRLGRLLWTHRPEHHAFATLRLGLGVAESRVGIEMPSENDAIAEYWDQLQDFHEEYRLIAGVPIVADLRTAGNLGIAGSGQGAEGVARGLVMQVVALHSPAEVVLCGLTSRSSRPRWEWMKWLPHTSSPFSPLDGDHLADSPHRGTALVARLEELIEQRSGGAPAQRRGPLTIDISEEPPEPPEPVLPEVVVVVEDDAPVDRARLVRIAERGPDVGVHVLWCAANSAALPAACRSYIAVENDTEGATTGHVRLGERAYPVSVETVSVEVATGVARHLAPVVDAGVPIDDDSDLPRSISYLKLAGTELAEDEQVIIDRWRENGSLVPRDGSAPQRRKHDADLRGLVGHNGQEPFHLDLRRNGPHALVGGTTGAGKSEFLQSWVMGMATAHSPDRVTFLFVDYKGGAAFADCVALPHAVGLVTDLSPHLVRRALTSLRAELHYREHLLNRKKAKDLVSLERTGDPEAPPSLIIIVDEFAALAKEIPEFVDGVVDVAARGRSLGLHLILATQRPAGVIKENLRANTNLRIALRMADEADSKDILGDAMAAHFDPSIPGRAAAKTGPGRIATFQTAYAGGWTTDEPERARIDIVERGFGTGEVWDIPAPVVADTGDPGPNDVSRMVRTITRAADAAQVPRPRKPWLAELAPAYDLAKLPTRRTDEQLLLGVMDVPENQEQPTVSYHPDRDGNLAVYGTGGSGKSTALRTLAIAAASTVRGGPVHVYGLDFGASGLRMLEELPHVGSIIPGDDEERVVRLLRTLRSLIDQRAEAFARVRAGSITEYRQLADRPEEPRILLLVDGMAAFREAYDMGSLSKWFTTFVQIATDGRPVGVHVIVTGDRPSAVPASLGSSIQRRLILRMASADDYGTFGVAKDVLDAGSPPGRGILEGHEVQVAVHGGDANVAVQAREVTRLAEAMRRAGIGEAPEIARLPERVELARLQPTVGGRPTIGVADETLAEIALDPRGAFMVTGPMGSGRTTTVHTIAQALRRSGNPPRLVRFSSRPTPLTGLDVWDVEASDAERVRQLAAELRATLENGSVPEGALALVVDGVADFTGTEAEKDLDRLIRTAVREGQFVVGENDAATWNQAYTLAQPFKSGRRGIILQPSDMEGDSLLGTPLGRVRRTDFPPGRGFLVASGRALKLQVALPQQ from the coding sequence ATGCGCATCAAGCTGACCCTGCGCCGCCCCGAGGACCGGTTGACCGACCTCGAGGTCACCGCCGATGCCACCGCCACCGTGGGGGATGTCGCCTCGGCGCTGTACCTCGCCGACCCGATGCGGCGCCGCACCGAGGCCCCCGAGGGACTCACCCTGCAGGTGCAGGATCCCGGGGCCGGTGAGGGGGCGCGCGGGGTGCGCAGCCTCGACCGTGATGCGGACCTCATCGAAGCCGGTCTGCGATCCGGCAGCATCATCTCGATCGCCCGCTCCGGTGAACGGTTCACCGCGGGGGGAGAGGGGCGCGGCCCCGCTGTCGCGCTGCTGCGGGTGCTGTCCGGACCCGCAGCGGGGCGGGAGTTCCCTCTTCCCAGCGGTTCCTCCGTGATCGGCCGGGCCCCCGAGGCGGATGTGCGCATCGCCGATCCCGAACTGTCGCAGCGCCACGCCCGCATCAACGTCACCGACGTGGTGGAGGTGGTCGACATCCGCTCCACCCACGGGGTGGAGATCGCGGGGGAGCGGGTGCAGCGTGCCGCCCTGGGGCCCGCCGACACGGTGCGCATCGGTGGCACCACCTTCGCGGTGGTGCTGCTGCACCGCCTCGGCGGGGCGGCGCCCTCGTCCCCGGTGGTGGAGTTCAACCGGTCGCCGCGCGTGGTGCCCCGCTTCCCGTACCGGCCGATGCCGGCGCCGGTGCCGCCGAAGGAACCCGCCCCGCAGTTCTTCCCGATCTTCATGATGGTCGCGCCGCTGATCATGGGCGCGCTCATGTTCAGCATCACCCGCAGCCCGTATGCGCTGATGTTCGTGGTGATGATGCCGCTGATGGCCACGGCCGGATACCTCAATCGGCACTTCCAGCAGCGCAAACAGCTGGAACGCGAGATCCGGCGCTTCCAGGACTCCATGGCCTCACTGAAACGTCGTGTCAGTGCCGCCCAGGATCTGGAGCGCGCGGTGCGGCTGGTGGAGACGCCCTCGGTGGCGGATGTCGTCGACTCCGCGTTCCGCCTGGGGCGGCTGCTGTGGACCCACCGGCCCGAACATCACGCCTTCGCGACCCTGCGCCTGGGTCTCGGGGTGGCGGAGTCGCGGGTCGGCATCGAGATGCCGTCGGAGAACGACGCCATCGCGGAGTACTGGGATCAGCTGCAGGACTTCCACGAGGAGTACCGCCTGATCGCGGGTGTGCCGATCGTCGCGGACCTGCGCACCGCCGGGAACCTCGGCATCGCCGGCAGCGGGCAGGGAGCGGAGGGTGTCGCCCGGGGGCTGGTGATGCAGGTGGTGGCGCTGCACTCGCCGGCAGAGGTGGTGCTGTGCGGCCTGACCTCACGGTCCAGCCGGCCCCGCTGGGAGTGGATGAAGTGGCTGCCGCACACCTCCAGTCCCTTCTCACCGCTCGACGGCGACCATCTGGCCGACAGCCCCCACCGCGGCACCGCTCTGGTGGCGCGCCTGGAGGAACTCATCGAGCAGCGCTCCGGCGGGGCTCCCGCGCAGCGTCGCGGGCCCCTCACGATCGACATCTCCGAGGAACCGCCGGAGCCGCCCGAACCGGTGCTGCCCGAGGTCGTCGTGGTGGTCGAGGACGACGCCCCGGTGGACCGCGCCCGTCTGGTGAGGATCGCCGAACGCGGGCCGGATGTCGGGGTGCACGTGCTGTGGTGCGCGGCCAACAGCGCGGCGCTGCCGGCCGCCTGCCGGTCGTACATCGCGGTGGAGAACGACACCGAGGGCGCCACCACCGGGCATGTGCGGCTGGGGGAGCGGGCCTACCCGGTCAGCGTCGAGACCGTGTCGGTGGAGGTCGCGACCGGGGTGGCCCGGCACCTGGCGCCGGTGGTCGATGCGGGTGTGCCGATCGACGACGACTCCGACCTGCCCCGCTCCATCAGCTACCTGAAGCTCGCCGGCACCGAGCTGGCGGAGGACGAGCAGGTGATCATCGACCGCTGGAGGGAGAACGGCTCCCTGGTCCCGCGCGACGGCTCGGCCCCGCAGCGGCGCAAGCACGACGCCGACCTGCGCGGTCTCGTCGGCCACAACGGACAGGAACCCTTCCACCTGGACCTGCGGCGCAACGGCCCGCACGCGCTCGTCGGCGGCACCACCGGTGCCGGTAAGTCGGAGTTCCTGCAGTCGTGGGTGATGGGCATGGCGACCGCCCACAGTCCCGACCGGGTGACCTTCCTGTTCGTGGACTACAAGGGGGGAGCGGCCTTCGCGGACTGCGTCGCCCTGCCGCACGCGGTGGGTCTGGTGACGGACCTGTCCCCGCACCTGGTGCGCCGCGCCCTCACATCGCTGCGAGCCGAACTCCACTACCGGGAGCACCTGCTGAACCGGAAGAAGGCCAAGGACCTCGTCTCCCTGGAGCGCACCGGGGACCCGGAGGCCCCACCCAGCCTGATCATCATCGTCGACGAGTTCGCGGCCCTGGCCAAGGAGATCCCGGAGTTCGTCGACGGTGTGGTCGACGTCGCCGCCCGCGGCCGCTCCCTCGGTCTGCATCTGATCCTCGCCACGCAGCGCCCCGCGGGCGTGATCAAGGAGAATCTGCGGGCGAACACGAACCTGCGGATCGCACTGCGCATGGCCGATGAGGCCGACTCGAAGGACATCCTCGGGGACGCCATGGCGGCGCACTTCGATCCGTCGATCCCCGGTCGCGCCGCCGCGAAGACCGGTCCGGGGCGCATCGCCACCTTCCAGACCGCGTATGCGGGCGGCTGGACCACCGACGAACCGGAGCGTGCCCGCATCGACATCGTCGAGCGCGGTTTCGGCACCGGGGAGGTGTGGGACATCCCCGCTCCCGTCGTCGCCGACACCGGGGATCCCGGCCCCAACGACGTCTCCCGCATGGTGCGCACCATCACCCGCGCCGCCGATGCCGCCCAGGTGCCGCGTCCCCGCAAACCCTGGCTGGCGGAGCTCGCCCCCGCCTACGACCTGGCGAAGCTGCCGACGCGCCGTACCGACGAGCAGCTGCTGCTGGGTGTGATGGATGTTCCGGAGAACCAGGAGCAGCCGACCGTCTCCTACCACCCGGATCGGGACGGCAACCTCGCGGTGTACGGCACCGGCGGTTCCGGGAAGTCGACGGCGCTGCGCACCCTGGCGATCGCCGCGGCGAGCACGGTGCGCGGCGGACCCGTGCACGTGTACGGGCTCGACTTCGGCGCCTCGGGACTGCGGATGCTCGAGGAGCTGCCGCATGTCGGCTCGATCATCCCCGGCGACGACGAGGAGCGGGTGGTCCGCCTGCTGCGGACGCTGCGCTCCCTCATCGACCAGCGCGCCGAGGCGTTCGCGCGGGTGCGCGCCGGGTCGATCACCGAGTACCGGCAGCTCGCCGATCGACCCGAGGAGCCCCGGATCCTGCTGCTGGTGGATGGCATGGCCGCGTTCCGCGAGGCCTACGACATGGGGTCGCTGAGCAAGTGGTTCACCACCTTCGTGCAGATCGCCACCGACGGTCGTCCCGTCGGGGTGCATGTGATCGTCACGGGTGACCGCCCCTCGGCGGTGCCCGCGTCGCTCGGTTCGTCCATCCAGCGGCGGTTGATCCTGCGCATGGCCTCCGCCGATGACTACGGCACCTTCGGGGTGGCCAAGGACGTTCTCGACGCCGGGTCCCCGCCCGGCCGCGGGATCCTCGAGGGCCACGAGGTGCAGGTCGCGGTGCATGGCGGGGATGCGAACGTGGCTGTCCAGGCCCGGGAGGTCACCCGCCTGGCGGAGGCCATGCGCCGCGCCGGCATCGGGGAGGCGCCGGAGATCGCGCGCCTGCCGGAGCGGGTGGAGCTGGCGCGTCTGCAGCCCACCGTCGGTGGGCGACCGACGATCGGGGTGGCCGACGAGACCCTGGCGGAGATCGCCCTGGATCCACGCGGGGCCTTCATGGTCACCGGCCCGATGGGGTCGGGTCGCACCACCACTGTCCACACCATCGCCCAGGCGCTGCGTCGCAGCGGGAACCCGCCGCGACTGGTCCGGTTCTCCTCCCGGCCCACCCCGCTCACGGGGCTCGATGTGTGGGATGTGGAGGCCTCCGACGCGGAGCGGGTGCGGCAGCTGGCGGCGGAGCTGCGCGCGACCCTGGAGAACGGGAGCGTGCCCGAAGGCGCCCTGGCCCTCGTGGTCGACGGCGTCGCCGACTTCACCGGCACCGAAGCGGAGAAGGACCTGGACCGGTTGATCCGCACCGCGGTGCGGGAGGGCCAGTTCGTGGTGGGGGAGAACGACGCCGCCACCTGGAACCAGGCGTACACCCTCGCCCAGCCCTTCAAGTCCGGCCGGCGCGGGATCATCCTGCAGCCCAGTGACATGGAGGGGGATTCCCTGCTGGGGACGCCCCTGGGCCGCGTGCGCCGCACCGATTTCCCACCGGGGCGCGGCTTCCTGGTGGCCTCCGGGCGGGCGCTGAAGCTGCAGGTCGCCCTGCCGCAGCAGTGA
- a CDS encoding serine/threonine-protein kinase, with protein sequence MTRRPPAPAPELTGYHYESLLGSGGFADVFLYRQERPQRRVAIKVLLADTSDAAVRSQFDAEADTMAAVSTHPSIVTIHHADVAPDGRPYIVMEYCPHPNYGVRFRRERISVAEVLRTGVQLAGAVETAHRAGILHRDIKPANILVTEYRRPALTDFGISIATTATPEAAENAGLSVPWAPPEYFSDPPTADVRSDVFSLGATLYSLLAGRTPFEEPGGRNSVSELMRRIATEPVPPINRPDVPAELMRVLSTAMAKDPMGRYSSALTLGRALQQIERMLALPVTAVDVLDERLGTLQTGDDAEPGEGPADELEQHTRIRALTLPDGTSGGGMEDDPFAGVAPALEFSRPTVSGTRTVATEHTSPGAGSLAAGPQAAGAEGVATAPRRHDGGASPTDADPAAPPGESRPRRRLPAWVGLLAAVLLVGAVATGSVLSARTLLPEADTGTGDDRGPILIGRQPAAVSDLQLTQIRPQEGVDPALILVEWTPATDFRETDAVQLAWQDLPEGYDRFENLEPVRGRRAMVIEQPSGISSVCLDATVVTEDGQSSDPQETCLTVG encoded by the coding sequence ATGACCCGACGTCCACCGGCTCCGGCCCCCGAGCTCACCGGGTACCACTACGAATCGCTGCTGGGATCCGGCGGGTTCGCCGACGTGTTCCTGTATCGGCAGGAGCGGCCCCAACGTCGGGTCGCGATCAAGGTGCTGCTGGCCGACACCTCGGATGCCGCCGTGCGCAGCCAGTTCGACGCCGAGGCCGACACCATGGCCGCGGTCTCCACCCACCCGTCGATCGTGACGATCCACCACGCGGATGTCGCCCCCGACGGTCGGCCGTACATCGTCATGGAGTACTGCCCCCACCCCAACTACGGGGTCCGGTTCCGCCGGGAACGCATCTCCGTCGCGGAGGTGCTGCGCACGGGGGTGCAGCTCGCCGGAGCGGTGGAGACCGCCCACCGTGCCGGCATCCTCCATCGCGACATCAAGCCGGCGAACATCCTGGTCACCGAGTACCGTCGTCCGGCGCTCACGGATTTCGGCATCTCCATCGCCACCACCGCCACCCCGGAGGCCGCCGAGAACGCCGGTCTGTCGGTGCCCTGGGCGCCCCCGGAGTACTTCTCCGACCCGCCCACCGCCGATGTCCGCAGTGATGTCTTCTCCCTCGGGGCCACGCTGTACTCCCTGCTGGCCGGCCGCACCCCGTTCGAGGAACCCGGCGGACGCAACAGCGTCTCCGAGTTGATGCGCCGCATCGCCACCGAACCGGTGCCTCCGATCAACCGCCCGGACGTGCCGGCGGAACTGATGCGGGTGCTGTCCACGGCCATGGCGAAGGACCCGATGGGTCGGTACTCCTCTGCTCTGACGCTGGGTCGCGCGCTGCAGCAGATCGAGCGGATGCTCGCGCTGCCGGTCACCGCGGTGGACGTCCTGGACGAACGGCTCGGCACCCTTCAGACCGGTGACGATGCCGAACCGGGGGAGGGGCCCGCCGACGAGCTCGAGCAGCACACCCGCATCCGCGCCCTCACCCTGCCGGACGGCACCAGCGGGGGAGGGATGGAGGACGATCCCTTCGCCGGGGTGGCGCCGGCCCTGGAGTTCTCCCGCCCCACCGTGAGCGGCACCCGCACCGTCGCCACCGAGCACACCTCCCCAGGGGCTGGCAGCCTCGCGGCCGGCCCCCAGGCCGCGGGCGCCGAGGGTGTCGCGACCGCCCCGCGCCGCCACGACGGTGGGGCGTCGCCGACCGATGCCGATCCCGCGGCTCCGCCGGGGGAATCGCGCCCCCGTCGTCGTCTGCCCGCCTGGGTCGGACTCCTCGCCGCGGTGCTGCTGGTGGGTGCCGTGGCCACCGGCTCCGTGCTCTCGGCCCGCACCCTGCTGCCCGAGGCCGACACCGGCACCGGGGACGACCGCGGCCCGATCCTCATCGGGCGACAGCCCGCAGCGGTGTCCGACCTGCAGCTCACCCAGATCCGGCCGCAGGAGGGCGTGGACCCGGCGCTGATCCTGGTGGAATGGACCCCGGCGACCGACTTCCGGGAGACCGATGCGGTGCAGCTGGCGTGGCAGGACCTGCCTGAGGGGTACGACCGGTTCGAGAACCTGGAGCCGGTGAGGGGACGCCGTGCGATGGTGATCGAGCAACCATCCGGTATCTCCTCCGTCTGCCTCGACGCCACCGTCGTGACGGAGGACGGCCAGTCCAGCGACCCCCAGGAGACGTGCCTCACCGTCGGGTGA
- a CDS encoding MaoC family dehydratase N-terminal domain-containing protein, with product MSATPDPSFAGRSYPPGPAEEVSAVKIAEFARATGVTHPVSLDAEAARAAGYADVVAPPTFLVALAQATEAQYIEDPAAGVDFSRVVHGEETFELQRPVVAGDRLVPTLTVESIRAVGGNAMITTRVDMTDADGRLVAIVRSSIVVRGE from the coding sequence GTGAGCGCCACCCCTGACCCGTCCTTCGCGGGGCGGTCCTACCCGCCCGGTCCCGCGGAGGAGGTCTCCGCCGTGAAGATCGCGGAGTTCGCGCGGGCCACTGGTGTCACGCATCCCGTGAGCCTCGATGCCGAGGCCGCCCGGGCCGCCGGGTACGCCGACGTCGTCGCCCCGCCCACCTTCCTGGTCGCCCTCGCGCAGGCCACCGAGGCGCAGTACATCGAGGATCCCGCCGCCGGAGTGGATTTCTCCCGCGTCGTCCACGGTGAGGAGACCTTCGAGCTCCAGCGCCCCGTGGTCGCGGGGGACCGGCTCGTCCCGACACTCACCGTCGAGTCCATCCGCGCAGTCGGCGGCAACGCCATGATCACCACCCGGGTGGACATGACCGACGCCGACGGCCGCCTCGTGGCCATCGTCCGCTCCAGCATCGTCGTGCGCGGCGAGTGA
- a CDS encoding WXG100 family type VII secretion target, which yields MAKKGMVPEDVDKMAGEMENKAQEIRTIYTEVKGQVDGLDWTGQDRDKYVADFEAQIGAAVQAIEGKLGETAERARQNAQAQRQASSAGA from the coding sequence ATGGCGAAGAAGGGCATGGTCCCCGAGGACGTCGACAAGATGGCTGGAGAGATGGAGAACAAGGCCCAGGAGATCCGGACCATCTACACGGAGGTCAAGGGCCAGGTGGACGGTCTGGACTGGACCGGCCAGGACCGCGACAAGTACGTGGCCGACTTCGAGGCCCAGATCGGTGCAGCCGTGCAGGCCATCGAGGGCAAGCTCGGTGAGACCGCCGAGCGTGCCCGCCAGAACGCCCAGGCGCAGCGCCAGGCCTCCTCGGCCGGCGCCTGA
- a CDS encoding MaoC family dehydratase, translating into MNSTLQRPRLADLRVGQEVARRTLEITRDTLVRYAGASGDFNPIHYNDEVARSVGLDGVIAHGMLTMGRVLAVVVDWAGDPGAVLGCGARFTSPVPVPAQGAALVEVVATIGALDAEAGTARVDLQATLDGTKVLGRTRATVRLETTEGDA; encoded by the coding sequence ATGAACAGCACCCTCCAGCGGCCCCGCCTCGCCGATCTCCGCGTCGGCCAGGAGGTGGCCCGACGCACTCTCGAGATCACCCGTGACACCCTCGTGCGGTACGCCGGGGCGTCGGGGGACTTCAACCCGATCCACTACAACGATGAGGTCGCCCGCTCTGTCGGCCTCGACGGGGTGATCGCCCACGGCATGCTCACCATGGGGCGGGTGTTGGCGGTCGTCGTCGACTGGGCCGGTGACCCCGGCGCCGTCCTCGGCTGCGGCGCCCGCTTCACCAGCCCGGTGCCGGTGCCCGCCCAGGGCGCCGCCCTGGTCGAGGTCGTCGCCACCATCGGTGCCCTGGACGCCGAGGCCGGCACCGCGCGCGTGGACCTGCAGGCGACCCTCGACGGCACCAAGGTTCTCGGACGCACTCGCGCCACCGTCCGCCTGGAGACGACGGAGGGGGACGCATGA
- a CDS encoding WXG100 family type VII secretion target: MSGMNAQGMNVAEVRRMADELNSAAEEVRRISHELTSGLDAVDWTGPDADQFRSQWSGEMVPALEQIAAAVEELEQSARSNAKQQEDTSAQ; the protein is encoded by the coding sequence ATGAGCGGTATGAACGCCCAGGGCATGAACGTGGCGGAAGTGCGCCGGATGGCCGATGAGCTGAACTCCGCCGCCGAGGAGGTGCGCCGGATCTCGCATGAGCTGACCTCGGGTCTGGACGCTGTGGACTGGACCGGGCCCGACGCCGATCAGTTCCGCTCGCAGTGGAGTGGGGAGATGGTCCCCGCGCTGGAGCAGATCGCGGCGGCCGTCGAGGAGCTGGAGCAGAGCGCGCGGTCCAACGCCAAGCAGCAGGAAGACACCTCTGCGCAGTGA
- the rpmG gene encoding 50S ribosomal protein L33, with amino-acid sequence MASKSSDVRPKITMACTECKSRNYITKKNRRNTPDRLELSKFCPTCGKQTLHRETR; translated from the coding sequence GTGGCGAGCAAGAGCTCCGACGTGCGGCCCAAGATCACGATGGCCTGCACCGAGTGCAAGTCCCGCAACTACATCACCAAGAAGAACCGCCGCAACACCCCGGATCGGCTGGAGCTGTCGAAGTTCTGCCCGACCTGCGGCAAGCAGACCCTGCACCGCGAGACCCGCTGA